One window of Phycisphaeraceae bacterium genomic DNA carries:
- the carA gene encoding glutamine-hydrolyzing carbamoyl-phosphate synthase small subunit — MPMTNQPSSADANPNELSHDTEKRIARLVLEDGTIVRGVAFGATGRGLVVDAEVVFTTSMTGYQEALTDPSYTGQILVATFPLIGNYGVNAEDVESSRFQVAGFIVRELAHLHSNYRATSNLEDELARQGILGLAEVDTRALTRRLRTAGVMRGTLTDDESVSDTDLLARCKAAPSMAGQDLATKVGCSSGSTWSEDLGMWMRSGVGAGTDRRLRVAAIDCGAKRNILRHLTSRGCDVTLVPVSTTASELIAMRDRGEIDGLFVSNGPGDPAAVEGVITLLRDVLNDRDTMPIFGICLGHQLLSLALGATTYKLPFGHRGINQPVLNTLTGQVEITSQNHGFAVERESLEAIGAEVTHVHLNDNTVAGFRLKDKPVFAVQYHPEASPGPSDSAYLFDAFVRMMRDRKPADAETMRRARA, encoded by the coding sequence ATGCCCATGACGAACCAGCCGTCCAGTGCCGATGCAAATCCCAACGAACTGTCACATGACACGGAAAAACGCATCGCCAGACTTGTGCTGGAGGACGGGACCATCGTGCGTGGCGTGGCATTCGGCGCGACAGGCCGGGGGCTGGTTGTCGATGCCGAGGTCGTCTTCACAACATCCATGACGGGGTACCAGGAAGCGCTCACCGATCCGTCGTACACCGGGCAGATTCTGGTTGCGACGTTTCCGCTCATTGGGAACTATGGCGTCAACGCTGAGGACGTGGAGAGCAGCAGGTTCCAGGTGGCTGGATTCATCGTGCGTGAGCTCGCACATCTCCACTCGAACTACCGCGCAACGAGCAATCTTGAGGATGAGCTTGCGCGACAGGGCATCCTTGGACTTGCTGAGGTTGATACCAGAGCGCTCACACGCAGGCTTCGCACCGCGGGTGTCATGCGGGGCACGCTGACCGATGACGAATCGGTCTCGGATACTGATCTGCTCGCACGATGCAAAGCTGCGCCTTCGATGGCTGGACAGGATCTTGCAACGAAAGTCGGCTGCTCATCCGGAAGCACATGGTCCGAGGATCTTGGCATGTGGATGCGCTCGGGTGTTGGCGCGGGAACAGATCGCAGATTGCGGGTCGCAGCGATCGATTGCGGCGCAAAGCGGAACATTCTTCGGCATCTGACAAGTCGCGGATGCGATGTGACGCTCGTCCCGGTTAGCACGACTGCAAGTGAACTGATTGCGATGCGAGATCGTGGCGAGATAGACGGGCTGTTTGTATCCAACGGTCCCGGCGATCCGGCTGCTGTTGAAGGTGTTATCACGCTGCTGCGCGACGTGCTGAATGACAGGGACACGATGCCGATCTTCGGTATCTGTCTTGGGCATCAACTGCTGAGCCTTGCACTTGGCGCGACGACGTACAAGCTGCCGTTCGGACATCGCGGGATCAATCAGCCGGTGCTCAACACGCTCACAGGGCAGGTCGAGATCACCAGCCAGAACCACGGGTTTGCTGTAGAGCGTGAATCGCTCGAGGCGATTGGCGCGGAAGTGACGCATGTGCATCTGAACGACAACACGGTGGCAGGATTCAGGCTGAAGGACAAGCCGGTGTTTGCTGTGCAGTACCACCCCGAAGCTTCACCCGGGCCGTCAGACTCTGCGTATCTTTTCGATGCGTTTGTGCGGATGATGCGCGATCGTAAGCCGGCAGATGCCGAGA
- the priA gene encoding primosomal protein N', producing the protein MTDSLFQTSAENRGISRDKPHNKPAFSRFCRVSVERGFDAPAGGLTYAIPDELVDSAHPGCRVTMPLGLGKKLAAGIILDIGDASLLDGYPIEKVKPIASVSGGALPRDLVALAQWMSEYYICPMGMVLSTMMPAAVKKSVGVRTRQVVSPVALDDAVWELKTTPSASAARDAIRTLPHDTWPIPPKELKGLLELRTIGPINKLLELGVLVQSDETYVRSDDPMLESLAHDSTTATPPPLTSDQQHAADGINTALTTNQFGVHLIHGVTGSGKTEVYLQLIQRVLDANASAIVLVPEISLTPQTAGRFHARFADSGVVVLHSGLTASQRSKAWARASDGSARVVVGARSAVFAPVPNLKLIIVDEEHATDYKQDQLPRYHARDVAIVRAKELGASVVMGSATPSLESWANATGDNPRYTLWSLPRRVGDKPMPTVRIVDLMHDRALRAKQDIASLKSQQLVSIELETQLHRTLEAGGQAILLLNRRGYAGYLHCPNAKCGWVLECSQCDARLVHHRGASLPLGGVARCHHCLSESRVPRVCPACQGNITKFSLGTQRLEDELEQKFIDVPLGDGRVGLVRDDTMLRIDGDTMTSAKTYHDALSRFATGDVRVLLGTQMLAKGHDFPNVRLVGVVSADTAMHLPDFRAAERTFQLVSQVAGRAGRGDQPGLVIVQTMEPTSTAIVRAASHDYIGFATQELAVRTRSHLPPAWRCARIVVRDEDHDKALSRAQDLAQRIRATSNLTIDGPMDAPINRLHNQWRIAIELRAPGAGALLAPLRALRSQGLLKSDAKTAVDIDPVGMM; encoded by the coding sequence GTGACCGATTCACTCTTCCAAACCTCGGCCGAAAATCGCGGGATTTCGCGTGACAAACCACACAACAAACCCGCCTTCTCGCGGTTCTGTCGGGTGTCGGTTGAACGCGGGTTCGACGCGCCGGCTGGCGGGCTGACATACGCCATCCCCGATGAGCTTGTCGATTCCGCCCATCCCGGCTGTCGCGTCACCATGCCGCTCGGCCTAGGGAAGAAACTCGCTGCGGGGATCATCCTCGACATCGGCGACGCTTCACTGCTCGACGGCTACCCGATCGAGAAGGTCAAGCCGATCGCGTCAGTGTCCGGCGGTGCGCTCCCGCGAGATCTCGTGGCGCTGGCCCAATGGATGAGTGAGTACTACATCTGTCCAATGGGCATGGTGCTCTCAACAATGATGCCCGCAGCTGTGAAGAAGAGTGTCGGCGTGCGCACGCGACAAGTAGTGTCGCCGGTCGCGCTCGACGACGCTGTGTGGGAGCTGAAAACAACACCGTCGGCGAGCGCAGCACGCGATGCCATCCGCACACTCCCACATGACACCTGGCCGATCCCACCGAAGGAACTGAAAGGTCTGCTCGAACTCCGCACCATCGGTCCGATCAACAAACTGCTGGAGCTCGGTGTGCTTGTGCAGTCGGACGAGACCTATGTCAGGTCCGACGACCCGATGCTCGAATCGCTCGCGCACGATTCAACCACAGCCACGCCCCCACCGCTTACATCGGATCAGCAGCACGCCGCCGACGGGATCAACACTGCACTGACAACGAACCAGTTCGGCGTGCATCTCATCCACGGTGTGACAGGATCGGGCAAGACCGAGGTCTATCTGCAACTCATCCAGCGCGTGCTCGATGCAAACGCCAGCGCCATCGTGCTCGTCCCTGAAATCTCACTCACGCCACAGACCGCAGGCAGATTCCACGCGCGATTCGCAGACTCCGGCGTTGTCGTGCTGCACTCCGGGCTCACCGCGTCGCAAAGGTCGAAAGCATGGGCTCGCGCATCCGACGGGAGCGCCCGCGTTGTTGTCGGCGCACGTTCCGCAGTCTTTGCACCCGTCCCGAACCTAAAACTCATCATCGTCGACGAAGAGCACGCGACCGATTACAAGCAGGACCAGCTCCCGCGATACCACGCGCGCGATGTCGCGATCGTGCGTGCGAAGGAACTCGGCGCATCGGTCGTCATGGGGAGCGCAACGCCTAGCCTTGAATCATGGGCGAACGCGACCGGCGATAATCCAAGATACACGCTCTGGTCGCTCCCCAGGCGCGTCGGCGACAAACCAATGCCAACCGTCCGCATCGTCGATCTCATGCACGATCGGGCGCTCCGCGCAAAGCAGGACATCGCGTCACTCAAATCTCAACAACTCGTCAGCATCGAGCTCGAAACGCAACTCCATCGCACACTCGAAGCCGGCGGTCAGGCCATCCTGCTGCTGAACCGGCGCGGGTACGCCGGATACCTGCACTGCCCGAACGCAAAGTGTGGATGGGTGCTCGAATGCTCGCAGTGCGACGCGAGGCTCGTGCATCATCGGGGCGCATCGCTCCCACTTGGCGGCGTTGCACGATGCCATCACTGTCTGAGTGAGTCGCGCGTGCCGCGTGTGTGTCCGGCGTGCCAGGGAAACATCACCAAGTTCTCGCTGGGAACACAACGACTCGAGGACGAGCTCGAACAGAAGTTCATCGACGTGCCATTGGGCGATGGACGCGTCGGACTCGTGCGCGACGACACCATGCTGCGCATCGATGGCGACACCATGACCAGCGCAAAGACGTACCACGACGCGCTCTCGCGATTTGCGACGGGAGACGTGCGCGTGCTGCTGGGAACACAGATGCTCGCAAAGGGGCACGATTTCCCGAACGTGCGCCTCGTCGGCGTGGTCAGCGCAGACACAGCGATGCATCTGCCCGACTTCCGCGCTGCCGAGCGGACATTCCAGCTGGTGTCGCAGGTCGCTGGGAGAGCCGGACGCGGCGATCAGCCGGGACTCGTCATCGTGCAAACGATGGAGCCGACATCGACCGCGATCGTGCGAGCAGCTTCCCACGACTACATCGGGTTTGCGACGCAGGAACTCGCGGTGCGCACGCGATCGCACCTGCCGCCCGCGTGGCGATGCGCACGAATCGTCGTCCGCGACGAGGACCACGACAAAGCCCTTTCACGCGCACAGGATCTCGCGCAACGGATCAGAGCAACATCCAATCTCACCATCGACGGGCCCATGGATGCACCGATCAACCGGCTGCACAATCAATGGCGGATCGCGATCGAACTCCGCGCGCCAGGCGCTGGCGCACTGCTCGCACCGCTCCGCGCACTCCGATCGCAGGGCTTGCTCAAGTCAGATGCGAAGACCGCGGTGGATATCGACCCTGTGGGGATGATGTAA
- a CDS encoding GNAT family N-acetyltransferase: MSEVVFRPATRDDLPAIVAMLTDDPIGKTRESADIAPYESAFAAITASPDSEVYVAELDDRVVGTLQLTIIPNLSRSGATRAQIEGVRVHTSVRGMGIGKQLVEHAIRIAKERGCALMQLTTDKARPDAVRFYESLGFEATHEGMKQILSGDPPILFC; the protein is encoded by the coding sequence GTGAGTGAGGTCGTCTTCCGCCCCGCGACGCGCGACGATCTCCCCGCGATTGTCGCGATGCTGACGGACGATCCAATCGGAAAGACACGCGAATCGGCTGACATCGCGCCGTACGAGAGCGCGTTTGCAGCTATCACAGCATCACCCGACAGCGAGGTGTACGTTGCGGAGCTGGACGATCGCGTCGTCGGCACATTGCAACTGACGATCATTCCGAACCTGTCGCGATCCGGCGCAACGCGAGCCCAGATAGAGGGCGTGCGCGTCCACACGTCCGTGCGTGGCATGGGCATCGGCAAACAACTTGTTGAGCACGCGATACGCATCGCGAAGGAGCGAGGCTGCGCACTCATGCAACTGACGACCGACAAGGCCCGCCCCGATGCAGTTCGGTTCTATGAATCGCTCGGGTTTGAAGCAACGCACGAGGGGATGAAGCAAATTCTATCAGGAGATCCACCTATTTTGTTTTGTTGA
- a CDS encoding methylmalonyl-CoA mutase, which translates to MTTATSTFTGPGFDKVDPHAVTISGIVLNPSYGPDSPTESLQHIDRDIASPGEFPYTRGLFPQGYRTRLWTMRQFAGFGSADDTNKRFKYLLSAAKTNTAANTGLSTAFDLPTLMGRDSDDPLSAGEVGKCGVAIDTIEDMHRLYADIPIDKVTVSQTINGPAAVIWAMYLAMAKQRDISWDTLGGTLQNDILKEFHAQNEFIYPPEPSVKLVVDTIEFQSRCVPKWNSVSISGYHIREAGSTATQELAFTLRDGMEYVEACLARGMDIDEFAPRLSYFFNSHNEFFEEVCKLRAARRIWARMLRDRYGAKNERSWFMKTHVQTAGCSLTEQQPLNNIVRVAYQAMAGVLGGCQSLHTDSMDETLGLPTEQAVTVALRTQQILAHETGVTRVVDPLGGSWFVEALTDKMEDEALSYIAEIDEMGGGAWSDSVRTKRVGADTYRGGVVEGIHKGYFRRRIAEASYRFSEECEAGDRIIVGVNEYVDKDENRPIDILVIPEQVEIDQVERLSAFKKNRDDDAVERALDNIRAACRDEKNVMPSLVDGALANCTMGEMTQAMADIYGRYTGGPEW; encoded by the coding sequence ATGACCACCGCAACATCCACATTCACCGGCCCCGGGTTTGACAAGGTCGATCCGCACGCGGTCACCATCTCGGGCATCGTGCTCAACCCGTCCTACGGTCCCGACAGCCCGACGGAGAGCCTCCAGCACATCGATCGCGATATCGCGTCGCCGGGCGAGTTTCCATACACGCGCGGGCTGTTCCCGCAGGGATACCGCACGCGACTCTGGACCATGCGTCAGTTTGCAGGGTTCGGATCGGCTGACGACACAAACAAGCGATTCAAGTACCTTCTTAGTGCAGCCAAGACCAACACAGCTGCCAACACCGGGCTCTCGACGGCTTTCGATCTGCCCACGCTCATGGGTCGGGATTCAGACGATCCGCTCTCCGCGGGCGAGGTCGGCAAGTGCGGCGTCGCGATCGACACCATCGAGGACATGCATCGGTTGTATGCTGACATCCCCATCGACAAGGTCACCGTCTCGCAGACCATCAACGGCCCTGCCGCGGTCATCTGGGCGATGTATCTCGCGATGGCGAAGCAGCGCGACATCTCGTGGGACACGCTCGGCGGCACATTGCAGAACGACATCCTCAAAGAGTTCCACGCGCAGAACGAGTTCATCTATCCGCCCGAGCCCTCGGTCAAGCTCGTCGTGGACACCATCGAGTTCCAGTCCCGGTGTGTTCCCAAGTGGAACAGCGTGTCCATCTCCGGGTACCACATCCGCGAAGCAGGATCCACCGCGACGCAGGAACTCGCGTTTACACTCCGCGACGGCATGGAGTATGTCGAGGCGTGTCTTGCGCGCGGGATGGACATCGATGAGTTTGCGCCGCGTCTCAGCTACTTCTTCAACTCCCACAACGAGTTCTTCGAGGAGGTCTGCAAGCTCCGCGCTGCAAGGCGCATCTGGGCGCGCATGCTCCGCGACAGATACGGCGCAAAGAACGAGCGTTCGTGGTTCATGAAGACACACGTGCAGACCGCGGGATGCTCACTCACGGAGCAGCAGCCGCTCAACAACATCGTCCGCGTCGCGTACCAGGCGATGGCTGGGGTGCTCGGCGGGTGTCAGTCACTCCACACAGACTCCATGGACGAGACGCTCGGACTTCCCACGGAGCAGGCTGTCACCGTTGCGCTCCGCACCCAGCAGATACTCGCGCACGAGACCGGTGTGACTCGCGTCGTTGATCCGCTCGGCGGGTCGTGGTTTGTCGAGGCGCTCACCGACAAGATGGAAGACGAAGCGCTCAGCTACATCGCAGAGATCGACGAGATGGGTGGCGGTGCGTGGTCAGACAGCGTGCGCACTAAGCGTGTCGGCGCGGATACCTATCGCGGCGGCGTCGTCGAGGGCATCCACAAGGGATACTTCCGCAGGCGCATTGCAGAAGCGTCGTACAGGTTCAGCGAGGAGTGCGAAGCGGGCGACCGCATCATCGTCGGTGTGAACGAGTACGTTGACAAGGACGAGAACCGCCCCATCGACATCCTCGTCATCCCCGAGCAGGTCGAGATCGACCAGGTCGAGCGTCTCAGCGCGTTCAAGAAGAACCGCGACGACGACGCGGTGGAGCGCGCACTCGACAACATCCGCGCAGCCTGTCGCGACGAGAAGAACGTCATGCCGTCACTGGTCGATGGCGCGCTCGCCAACTGCACGATGGGCGAGATGACACAGGCGATGGCCGACATCTACGGGCGCTACACCGGCGGGCCGGAGTGGTGA
- a CDS encoding AraC family transcriptional regulator yields MAHSSTTSDVYLERVNCAIDFVMTNLHEPVRLEDVAQVAHFSPFHFHRIFQSMVGETLGEFVGRVRLERALQMMSHPQGRSLTQIALACGFASSSDFSRSFKQRFGVAPSRFDIAAYRETNRDQLGKSTANAIGVHRLDRLPAGENPDGFSVTLRDLPARVVAYIRVSNPYHNNAVIDAMKHLYDWAVMHGVAHRQWLGYQWENPEITALEDCHYYIAVEVDDVAPEGEIGRYEFPAMRVAQVTVKGGIDLELRALDWLYTTWLPASGYVPDDLPCFEAWINTPTEFNHEYFELYAQLPVKKV; encoded by the coding sequence ATGGCACACAGCAGCACAACTTCGGATGTCTATCTTGAGCGCGTCAATTGCGCGATCGACTTTGTGATGACCAATCTGCACGAGCCAGTCCGGCTGGAGGATGTTGCGCAGGTGGCCCATTTCTCGCCGTTCCACTTCCATCGCATCTTCCAGTCGATGGTGGGTGAGACCCTGGGTGAGTTTGTGGGTCGTGTGAGATTGGAGCGCGCTCTCCAGATGATGTCGCATCCGCAGGGGAGGTCGCTGACGCAGATCGCATTGGCGTGCGGGTTCGCGTCATCGTCTGATTTCTCGCGCAGTTTCAAGCAGCGGTTTGGTGTTGCGCCGAGTCGGTTTGATATTGCAGCATACAGAGAAACCAATCGTGATCAGCTGGGCAAGTCGACCGCGAATGCGATCGGTGTCCATCGTCTGGATCGATTGCCTGCTGGCGAGAATCCGGACGGATTCTCTGTGACGCTGCGCGATCTACCCGCGCGCGTGGTTGCGTACATCCGCGTTTCAAATCCGTACCACAACAACGCGGTGATCGATGCGATGAAGCATCTGTACGACTGGGCGGTGATGCATGGTGTTGCGCACAGACAGTGGCTGGGGTATCAGTGGGAGAATCCGGAGATCACGGCACTGGAAGACTGCCATTATTACATTGCGGTCGAGGTCGATGATGTTGCGCCCGAAGGCGAGATCGGCCGGTATGAGTTTCCCGCGATGCGCGTGGCGCAGGTGACCGTGAAGGGCGGGATCGATCTTGAGCTTCGCGCGCTAGATTGGCTCTACACGACGTGGTTGCCAGCAAGCGGGTATGTGCCCGACGATCTGCCATGCTTTGAAGCGTGGATCAATACACCGACCGAGTTCAATCATGAGTACTTCGAGCTGTATGCGCAGTTGCCGGTAAAGAAAGTGTAA
- a CDS encoding VOC family protein, translating into MPIGAFSVSLAVKDIHASKAFYEALGFEEAGGNISQNWVVLRNGTTTIGLFQGMFDMNIMTFNPGWTHAAQPLDSFMDVREIQKSLKNRGITLTTEADENSTGVANFTLIDPDGNMILFDQHVPKPGS; encoded by the coding sequence ATGCCGATCGGAGCCTTCTCCGTCAGCCTCGCTGTCAAGGACATCCATGCGTCCAAAGCATTCTACGAAGCGCTTGGGTTTGAGGAGGCGGGTGGCAACATCTCACAGAACTGGGTCGTTCTGCGTAACGGCACAACCACCATCGGGTTGTTCCAAGGCATGTTCGACATGAACATCATGACGTTCAACCCGGGCTGGACCCACGCAGCCCAGCCTCTGGACTCGTTCATGGATGTCCGGGAGATCCAGAAGTCGCTGAAGAATCGGGGTATCACACTCACGACCGAAGCGGACGAGAACTCCACAGGCGTCGCGAACTTCACGCTGATAGACCCCGATGGAAACATGATCCTGTTCGATCAGCACGTGCCAAAACCGGGTAGCTGA
- a CDS encoding signal peptidase I, protein MLVYIAIIVLMIAGAWKMYVKAGQPGWGVLIPFFNFYLLCKIVGRPGWWLILMFIPIVSLVIAIIVMIDLAKSFGKGTGFAVGLILLGFIFFAILGFGKAEYQGPAAA, encoded by the coding sequence ATGCTGGTCTACATTGCGATCATTGTTCTCATGATCGCCGGTGCATGGAAGATGTACGTCAAAGCCGGACAGCCGGGATGGGGTGTGCTGATTCCGTTCTTCAACTTTTACCTTCTGTGCAAGATCGTCGGCAGACCGGGATGGTGGCTCATTCTTATGTTTATCCCGATTGTTTCACTGGTCATCGCGATTATCGTGATGATCGATCTGGCAAAGTCCTTTGGAAAAGGCACTGGTTTTGCAGTCGGACTCATCCTCCTCGGATTTATCTTTTTCGCGATTCTGGGATTCGGGAAAGCCGAGTACCAGGGGCCTGCGGCAGCTTGA
- a CDS encoding FtsW/RodA/SpoVE family cell cycle protein has protein sequence MTIVCAGMIRPGGVIAVLALALLCVGVVMVTSADMRVVSRIPDTPLGLGDVATPEATSVSAPAQIESVGAMLRRIATSSQVMYFVMAITAMLVASLIPINKLLALAGLQSNASDSHPPVETPVLPMPSDFPWHKKTLRIAWRWFKPFLHRDYLLPATAVILICALLVCVYVPGLRSPRNGSNRWILLPGLGGQTFQPSEVAKWAIVLVLAWYCARRAAVLQSFTRGLGPALIGLGLIIAVIAKEDLGTAALIAVVSCVVLIAAGARIPHFLAFSPVMIAGAFAAIWLAPYRIRRLISFLQPYDDPMGDGYHIIQSLLAISGGDGAGRGLGYGLQKLGYLPEDRTDFLFAVICEELGIGGGILVVFLLCALVWTALGIARNQTVPALKLIALGVASTIAFQTLINLFVVTGLAPTKGIALPLISFGGTGWILTCASLGLLIAIDRHSRADASILSREEAPTHARDGHGLAVA, from the coding sequence ATGACGATAGTGTGTGCGGGCATGATTCGACCTGGCGGTGTCATCGCGGTATTGGCTCTTGCGCTCCTGTGCGTGGGCGTTGTCATGGTCACAAGTGCTGATATGCGCGTTGTCTCTCGCATCCCGGACACGCCGCTCGGCCTCGGCGATGTTGCCACACCCGAGGCAACCAGCGTTTCAGCACCAGCGCAGATCGAATCGGTCGGCGCGATGCTCCGCAGGATCGCCACTTCATCGCAGGTCATGTACTTCGTGATGGCGATCACTGCCATGCTGGTCGCATCGCTCATACCAATCAACAAACTGCTCGCACTTGCTGGACTCCAAAGTAACGCCAGCGACTCACACCCGCCTGTAGAAACGCCAGTGCTCCCCATGCCTTCCGATTTTCCGTGGCACAAGAAGACACTCCGAATCGCGTGGCGATGGTTCAAGCCCTTTCTCCACAGGGACTATCTCCTCCCTGCGACCGCGGTCATCCTGATCTGTGCACTTCTTGTATGCGTGTACGTCCCCGGATTGCGCAGCCCGCGGAACGGATCGAACCGTTGGATCCTGCTCCCGGGGCTCGGCGGGCAAACGTTCCAGCCGAGCGAGGTCGCAAAGTGGGCGATCGTCTTGGTGCTCGCGTGGTACTGCGCACGCCGGGCTGCAGTGCTCCAGTCGTTCACGCGTGGGCTCGGCCCCGCGCTCATCGGGCTCGGGCTCATTATCGCCGTCATCGCAAAGGAAGACCTTGGCACAGCTGCGCTCATCGCGGTCGTGTCCTGCGTTGTTCTGATCGCAGCGGGCGCGCGGATTCCACACTTCCTTGCGTTCTCGCCGGTCATGATCGCGGGCGCGTTCGCAGCGATCTGGCTTGCCCCCTACCGCATCCGCAGACTCATCTCCTTCCTCCAGCCGTACGACGACCCGATGGGCGACGGGTATCACATCATCCAGTCGCTCCTGGCGATCTCGGGCGGCGATGGCGCAGGACGCGGACTTGGATACGGGCTCCAGAAGCTCGGATACCTCCCAGAAGACCGAACCGACTTTTTGTTCGCAGTGATATGTGAGGAACTCGGGATCGGCGGGGGCATTCTCGTTGTGTTCCTGCTCTGCGCACTGGTATGGACCGCCCTTGGGATCGCACGAAACCAGACCGTGCCCGCGCTCAAACTCATTGCGCTCGGTGTCGCATCAACCATCGCGTTCCAGACACTCATCAATCTTTTCGTTGTCACGGGGCTCGCGCCGACCAAGGGCATCGCTCTCCCGCTCATCAGTTTCGGCGGCACGGGCTGGATCCTCACATGCGCTTCGCTCGGCCTGCTTATCGCGATAGACAGACACTCTCGCGCAGACGCATCCATTCTGTCACGAGAAGAAGCACCAACACACGCTCGAGACGGACACGGACTGGCTGTTGCCTGA
- a CDS encoding UDP-N-acetylglucosamine--N-acetylmuramyl-(pentapeptide) pyrophosphoryl-undecaprenol N-acetylglucosamine transferase — MPDPSTQQSSPVITAIFAGGGTGGHLYPAIAIAEALAARIKDTHPDTPLRCVFLCSDRQIDQTILSNTTIEHAQIEIIPTGAKPMLTSPRGLLSFARSWRPTVRHARDVIRDAAKSSTHCIVIATGGFVAAPVVAAACKEPSLVAMCSLDAVEGKANALIERMLARHGGIVLDATLHGKSTPHAKAGVATHRVGPLLRRASLAPGDQHQCKQLLSLDPERPVLAVIGGSSGATSLNTAWMRFVSQHADALQHWHVLHQARADEHDTLRAGYDSAKIDARIESLFDPMGVVWGAADLAISRAGASSVAEVAANATPTVFVPYPYHKDMHQLYNAELLKNRSAAEIVREIVNDPNATVNRFAETVVPLLGDQAARDAIRSRLVSLSKSESDENSIYIGPFGADLAATALLSSLALY; from the coding sequence TTGCCTGACCCAAGCACACAACAGAGTTCACCCGTCATCACCGCGATCTTCGCTGGCGGCGGTACAGGCGGGCATCTATACCCCGCCATTGCAATCGCCGAAGCGCTCGCCGCGCGAATCAAGGACACACACCCCGACACGCCGCTCCGTTGTGTGTTTCTCTGCTCGGACAGACAGATAGATCAGACGATTCTCTCGAATACAACAATCGAGCACGCTCAGATCGAGATCATTCCTACCGGCGCAAAGCCGATGCTGACATCACCGCGTGGGCTGCTGTCGTTTGCTCGGTCGTGGCGCCCGACTGTCCGTCATGCGAGAGATGTGATTCGTGATGCGGCGAAATCAAGCACGCACTGCATCGTCATCGCAACAGGCGGATTTGTTGCTGCCCCTGTTGTCGCTGCTGCATGCAAGGAACCATCGCTCGTCGCGATGTGCTCGCTGGACGCGGTCGAGGGCAAGGCAAACGCGCTGATCGAACGCATGCTTGCACGTCACGGCGGGATCGTGCTCGATGCCACCCTGCACGGAAAATCGACCCCACACGCAAAGGCAGGTGTCGCAACGCATCGCGTGGGACCACTGCTCCGCAGGGCATCGCTCGCGCCGGGAGATCAGCACCAGTGCAAGCAGTTGCTCTCACTTGATCCTGAAAGACCTGTTCTGGCAGTCATCGGTGGGAGTTCCGGCGCAACGAGTCTGAACACTGCGTGGATGCGATTCGTCTCGCAGCATGCAGACGCGCTTCAGCACTGGCACGTGCTGCATCAGGCACGAGCGGACGAGCACGACACACTCCGCGCCGGATACGACAGCGCGAAGATTGATGCTCGCATCGAGTCGTTGTTCGATCCAATGGGCGTTGTCTGGGGTGCTGCCGATCTTGCAATCTCGCGGGCTGGCGCGAGTTCGGTGGCTGAGGTCGCAGCCAACGCCACGCCAACCGTGTTCGTCCCTTACCCCTATCACAAAGACATGCACCAGCTCTACAATGCGGAACTGCTGAAGAACCGGTCCGCTGCCGAGATAGTGCGGGAAATCGTCAACGATCCGAACGCAACCGTAAACCGGTTTGCCGAGACGGTCGTCCCGCTCCTTGGCGATCAGGCAGCGCGCGATGCCATCCGATCACGTCTTGTCTCACTCAGCAAGAGCGAATCGGATGAAAATTCCATTTATATTGGACCTTTTGGTGCTGATCTCGCTGCGACTGCTCTGCTTTCCAGTCTGGCCCTCTACTGA